In Leptospira perdikensis, the genomic window AAATGGTCCACGGAAAATCCCACTTCCGGTCTTGTCGATTCTCGCCAAATGAGTTTTGGACTGAGGATCGTTCCCGTTTTGGGATCGGAGCTGGAGGTAAGTAATAGTTCGAATTTTTTACATTCGGATTGGTAAACTCCTGCCTTAACGGGAAGGAATTTCGAAATAGTGACGGAATTATGAACTCTGTATTGAATTTTCATCTTGGAAAAATCTATTTGATGATTTTGCTAGGGTGGTTTCCATAGTAAGCCATTATGACCCAAAAACGTTCAACTATAAAACCAGTCGTCTTACAAGGAGATCTGAACGAAGATTTTTTTGAAGCCTTTAAAAAGGATGACCGATTGGCTGTGGATTGTGAAATGATGGGGCTCAATCCCAGAAGAGACAGACTCTGTGTCGTTCAAATTTCCGATTCCAAAAATAAAGTCGCTCTCGTTCAAATTCTCCCTGGACAAAAAGAAGCTCCTCATATCCAAAAATTATTTGAATCTAAAGACATCACAAAGATCTTTCATTTTGCAAGAATGGATATGACTTTTCTTCGAGCTAGGCTTGGGATCAAAGTACAAAATGTATTCTGCACAAAAATCGGTAGTAAACTTGCTCGAACCTACACCGACAAACATGGATTAAAGGAACTCATTCGTGAGTTTTTCGAAGAAAACATTGATAAAAAAAATCAAAGTTCTGATTGGGGAAAAAAGATCCTTACCAAAGACCAAGTGGATTACGCTTCTACTGATGTTCGGTTTTTAATTGCTCTTGAGTCTATCCTCACCGAAATGATGATTCGAGAAAACAGGTTTGCTCTTGCCGAACGTTGTTTTGCCTTTTTGGAAACACAAGTTGAGTTAGACCTTTTAGAAGTGCATAATCTGTTCGAACACTGATGGCAAAAAAACAACTCCCCCAATACCAATGTAAATCCTGCGGGGATACTTTTAGTCGATGGGCAGGAAAATGCCCCACATGCGGAGAATGGAATCAAATCGACGAAGTGGCCAATACGTCTACGGGTCGGTTTGATTCTCCTGTTTCTCAAAAACCCAAAGATAGAAGGTATACTGATCCAAAATCCATTGGTTCAGTGGTGAGTGATGCTCACATTCGGACAACGACTGGATTTAGCGAATTAGATTTGGTGCTTGGTGGTGGGATTGTTCCCGGCAGTTTGGTGTTAGTTGGTGGAGAGCCTGGAGTTGGAAAGTCAACTTTAGTTCTAGAGATTGCCAAAAACATTGCAAACGAAGGAAAGGTTTTGTACATTTCGGGGGAAGAGTCGGCTTCTCAAATTGGGCTACGTGCCAAAAGAATGGGTGTCACCTCAGAAAACATCTTACTTTCTTCTGAAGTGTATGCAGAAAATATCTCACAAATGATTTCGGACTTAAATCCCAAAGTGGTTTTTGTGGATTCCATTCAAACCATCTTGAAAGAAAGTTTAGTCAACCAAGCGGGGACCATCACACAATTACGCGAGTCTTCCCAAATCTTTTTAGAGACTGCCAAACGAACCTCAGTTCCCATTTTTCTCATTGGACATATCACCAAAGAAGGCCAAATTGCTGGCCCCAAAGTTTTGGAACATTTGGTCGATACAGTTTTGTATTTTGAAGGGGACCGGTTTAACTATTATCGAATTTTGAGGGCAGTTAAAAACAGGTTCGGTGCTGTAGGAGATACGGCCATATTTGAAATGGTATCCGGGGGACTGAAACAAGTTTTGGATCGCCATCGTTTGTTTATTTCTCCGGAATCAGAGGAAAGGTCTGGCAGCGTATTGTCTTCCGTGATGGAGGGATCTCGGGCAATTAGCGTCGAAGTACAGGCGTTAGTTACAAAATCCTCTTATGGACAAGCACGTCGTATGGCAGAGGGACTAGATAACCGTCGTGTGATTTTACTCTCTGCTGTACTTGAAAAATATTTAGGATTCCCATTATCCGAATCAGATATTTTTAGCAACCTTGCCGGTGGGCTTAGCATTGATGAACCTAGTCTTGATTTAGCCATTGCGGCATCCATTGCCTCTTCCTTTAAGGACAAACCGGTTTCTCGAGAAATTGGGTTTCTGGGAGAGGTGGGACTTTCGGGAGAAGTGAGAAGTGTTGGCCAAATTAGTTTACGATTGAAGGAACTCGCAGGCATTGGGATTTCGAAGGTATACATTCCACAAGGAAACTTTAAAGAAGTAGAAGGGCTTTTTTCTTCTTTAGAACTCACTCCTGTCAAACACTTGCAAGAGTTAGGTTTTTAAATCCATCCATTGGGATTCGGCCCCAAACTCTTCTTAAATGGATTTAGATATGATTTTAAATCAAACTTCACTTCCCCTTAGGGACAACTAGAGACTTCTTCAATTCGTAAATCATCATTGTAAACAGTGCCGGCACTGAGTGTGGGGGAAGCATACAATCCAAAGTGAGCTTGCTCCAATACACCACATCCGCCAGAAACATTCGCTGTGGAAATTAAAGTTCCATCCATCCAAACCTTGGCAATCCCACCTGCAGGAGAAAAGTCAAGACAGGTTGTTAATTTTGTCCATTGACGCTGCGGAAAACTAAGGGCTACATTTTGGTAAGTGTATATGTTTTGATTGTGAACGGGAACATGCATTAGATAAGCATAATTTTTTGAATCTATATTGATGAGAACCACTCTCCGCCAAAGGTCGCTGGGATCTGCAGAATAAGTAGCGAAACTAAACCAATCTGAGTTACTCGACAGATTTATATCCAAATAGACATAAAACTCAATTAAGGCTGGGGTTTTAAACCCACCTGACGGAAGTTTGTTGAGTTGTATTGTAGGATACCCTCTATGATTACAATTTTGTGGATAAAAACAAGAAGGTCCTGCTGCAAGAATTGATGCTTTATGAGAATAAGTACCGGTGCGTTTTTGTTCGCTACTTTGGCCATGGGTGGCAACCGATTGATAAGGAGAGGGAACCGAATAGAACGAAACAAATTCCGAGGTAGATTCAAAACTAGTTTGGAAGACCCTTCCATTTTGTGTTTTGTTTAGTTGATCACTTGTACAAGTGATGGTGGTTGCTGCTTGGTAGGCGAGAGCTGTTCCAATCAGAATGTCTTGTGTTTGGTTCTCTGTTTTCTTTTGGCACTGACAAAAAGTAAGGAACATACCGGAGCAGATTCCAGTCAGTAAAAATTTTTGAAATCGACTCATACCGATTCTCATCATCGGATGTAGACGAATTAAGTCCAGAAATCTCTCCGCTTTTTTCTTCCCCTTAGGCAGAACCCTTAGAATGTGTCCAATCTGTTTCGAAAATTCAGGTACAAACACTAATAAATTCAAAATGACACTATATGCGTACATTTTGACACAATTCTCTTGACAATTTCCGTACATTTCGTACAGGTTTGTAGATTGTTCAGAGGTGATTTATGAACTTTAAAAAAAGAAACCTTGTTTGCCTCATCGCCCTTCTTGTCTTCGCGACAGGAGTGCATGCTGGTGCAAGGAAGACAGTGTATCCGGTAGTATTTGCCCACGGGCTTGCCGGGTTCGACAACTTACTGGGATACTACTACTTTGGTAACGACTATGGTACCTTTGTCGGAGATCCTTGTGATGAGTTATTGGAAACAGCGTGTAATGGTAGCATCCATTCCGGACAAAAGGCATTAGCTGCCAGTGTGACTCCCTTCCAATCTTCGGAAGTGCGTGGAACTCAACTCGCAGACCGCATTCAAAACTATATGACCTCTACGGGAGTCACCAAGGTAAATATCATTGGTCACTCACAAGGTGGAATTGATGCGAGAAAAGCCGCAGCTGTTTTACGTGCCCGTTACGGAAGACAAGTGGTTCATGTAATGGTATCAGTGTCCAGTCCTCATAGAGGATCCCCAATGGCGAAATACATTTTAGACTTAGGTCCTGGTGTCACTTCTGTAATTGATGCCCTCGCAAAGATTTTTGGAAACACAATCTATGGTTCTGGAAATGATGGCGTGGCTGCTGCAAAACAATTAGTGTATAATGATTATTCTTCCACTGATGGTGTGACTACTGGAATGAAAGCATTTAACAATAATTATAATGTAGATGCTAATACTGCAAATTACTGGGGATCTATTATTACTGCACAAGACAGTCTTAATACAAATCCGGCACTGTTTTTACTGAAAGAAGGTTTCTACAATATAGACGGTGATGGTTATTGTGTAGATGATTGTGACAACGACGGTGCTGCGGGAAAAGGAGACGGAACCCGTGGAAACGGTGATGATGATGGTGTTGTCGGAATCAATTCTCAACAAATGGGAAATCGTTTGCAATACAACGAATGCGCTCTTTGTTTTGATACCATTACAGTCAATACAGGTTTAGGTTATGTTGGTAACTTAAATGCTCCAACATCAGCACAAATGACATCTAAATCTTCCGTTGTGAGTCAAGATCACTTGGATGTAGTCGGTGTTCCACCAGACACATTTAGCGAAGAAGAATTTTATGCATCAATCTTAGAGTTTATCGTAACCAAAGGCGGTTAATATAAGATACGTTGGCGGTAAATATTTGCCGCCAACGGTGCTTTTGTCCAAAAATCAATTTACACTCATTCATTTCCATTATGATTAAAAATAAAAAAATCTTATACATTGTTCTAATATCAATATCCGTTCTTTTCATCGGCATCCTTTTTCTACGTTCAGGAAAAGACAAAAACCAAAAAGACTTTGAATCCATCTTAACAGAAGGAAAAACATTTGATCCTCGCGAACTTCCTTCTTTGCCAGAAGATTATTCCGATCACAAATTAATGGAATACTCCGTTGAGGAGATCGCAAGGATTTTGCAGGAAAAATATGGAAAGAACATCGATAATCCTGCAGTTCAAATTGCGATGATTGAAGAACTTTTGAAAGACCTCCCCAAACTTTATCCCAATGATTGGGTTCGCGTACTAAATCAAATTCTTGGGTATGCTTTCCCAAATAAAGTTTTGGAACTAATGCGAATGTCAGAAAATCTTTATAACTATAATAAGTTTAGAGAATCAAACATGAGCAAGGTGGGACTTCTGTCTGACGAAGCTAGAAGACAAATGATTTGGAAAGAAAGGTATCGTTTGTTTGGAGAAAAGGCTGATCAGATTTGGTCGATGGAAAAGAAAATGACTACCATTGGTGATACTTTGAAACGAATCAAAGAAAGTCCTGCTGGAAACTTAGATGCCAAACTCAGTAATTACTCGCAAACTCTTAAGGAACA contains:
- a CDS encoding ribonuclease D, which gives rise to MTQKRSTIKPVVLQGDLNEDFFEAFKKDDRLAVDCEMMGLNPRRDRLCVVQISDSKNKVALVQILPGQKEAPHIQKLFESKDITKIFHFARMDMTFLRARLGIKVQNVFCTKIGSKLARTYTDKHGLKELIREFFEENIDKKNQSSDWGKKILTKDQVDYASTDVRFLIALESILTEMMIRENRFALAERCFAFLETQVELDLLEVHNLFEH
- the radA gene encoding DNA repair protein RadA, which produces MAKKQLPQYQCKSCGDTFSRWAGKCPTCGEWNQIDEVANTSTGRFDSPVSQKPKDRRYTDPKSIGSVVSDAHIRTTTGFSELDLVLGGGIVPGSLVLVGGEPGVGKSTLVLEIAKNIANEGKVLYISGEESASQIGLRAKRMGVTSENILLSSEVYAENISQMISDLNPKVVFVDSIQTILKESLVNQAGTITQLRESSQIFLETAKRTSVPIFLIGHITKEGQIAGPKVLEHLVDTVLYFEGDRFNYYRILRAVKNRFGAVGDTAIFEMVSGGLKQVLDRHRLFISPESEERSGSVLSSVMEGSRAISVEVQALVTKSSYGQARRMAEGLDNRRVILLSAVLEKYLGFPLSESDIFSNLAGGLSIDEPSLDLAIAASIASSFKDKPVSREIGFLGEVGLSGEVRSVGQISLRLKELAGIGISKVYIPQGNFKEVEGLFSSLELTPVKHLQELGF
- a CDS encoding polysaccharide lyase is translated as MSRFQKFLLTGICSGMFLTFCQCQKKTENQTQDILIGTALAYQAATTITCTSDQLNKTQNGRVFQTSFESTSEFVSFYSVPSPYQSVATHGQSSEQKRTGTYSHKASILAAGPSCFYPQNCNHRGYPTIQLNKLPSGGFKTPALIEFYVYLDINLSSNSDWFSFATYSADPSDLWRRVVLINIDSKNYAYLMHVPVHNQNIYTYQNVALSFPQRQWTKLTTCLDFSPAGGIAKVWMDGTLISTANVSGGCGVLEQAHFGLYASPTLSAGTVYNDDLRIEEVSSCP
- a CDS encoding esterase/lipase family protein — protein: MNFKKRNLVCLIALLVFATGVHAGARKTVYPVVFAHGLAGFDNLLGYYYFGNDYGTFVGDPCDELLETACNGSIHSGQKALAASVTPFQSSEVRGTQLADRIQNYMTSTGVTKVNIIGHSQGGIDARKAAAVLRARYGRQVVHVMVSVSSPHRGSPMAKYILDLGPGVTSVIDALAKIFGNTIYGSGNDGVAAAKQLVYNDYSSTDGVTTGMKAFNNNYNVDANTANYWGSIITAQDSLNTNPALFLLKEGFYNIDGDGYCVDDCDNDGAAGKGDGTRGNGDDDGVVGINSQQMGNRLQYNECALCFDTITVNTGLGYVGNLNAPTSAQMTSKSSVVSQDHLDVVGVPPDTFSEEEFYASILEFIVTKGG